From the genome of Oscillatoria sp. FACHB-1407, one region includes:
- a CDS encoding MATE family efflux transporter, translated as MCRTKMMDITRLKSEINACLILAVPLAGAQLAQAATSFADTVMMGLLGSETLAAGGLGAASFGVLLIVSTGIVSAVSPLVAEAYGAGRLEKVGRITAQGVWLAVLLALPITLLLWNVGSLMSRFGQAESTVVLTQGYLRAIAWGFLPALVFAAFRSTVTALSRPRPVLLITLGGTLFNVGANYVLMFGKFGLPAMGLTGIGLASSLSFWLALIALILYIQTQPVLLSCGLFRHLHQFDWKGFRDLIGVGVPIGVLYAVEAGLFTITTFLMGTLGTTTLAAHQIALQTAALTFMVPMGISLATTVRVGQLIGQGNPQGARLAGYVGISIGALFMATMGVLMWTSPRSIVSLYLNLNDPANSPVISIATSLLGVAALFQIVDGIQAIAAGALRGLKDTRIPMLIGVIAYWGIGLTSGYLLGLQGELGGVGLWVGLALGLAIAAIVLTWRFHSLVSPEEDKKRDAIHPRLY; from the coding sequence ATGTGTCGCACAAAGATGATGGATATCACTCGGCTTAAATCAGAAATTAATGCCTGTCTAATTTTGGCTGTGCCATTGGCTGGGGCACAGCTAGCCCAGGCAGCGACTTCGTTTGCAGATACCGTTATGATGGGTCTGCTAGGGAGTGAAACGTTGGCAGCAGGAGGACTGGGAGCCGCATCCTTTGGAGTGTTGCTGATTGTCAGCACCGGAATCGTCTCAGCCGTCAGTCCGCTGGTTGCAGAAGCCTATGGAGCCGGGAGACTCGAAAAAGTCGGTCGAATCACGGCTCAGGGAGTGTGGTTAGCGGTTTTGTTAGCGTTACCCATTACGCTGTTGCTTTGGAATGTAGGCTCCCTGATGAGCCGATTTGGGCAAGCCGAAAGCACGGTGGTGTTGACGCAGGGATATCTCAGGGCGATCGCCTGGGGATTTTTGCCAGCGTTGGTATTTGCGGCGTTTAGAAGTACGGTCACGGCATTGTCGCGTCCCCGTCCCGTGTTGCTGATCACCCTTGGTGGCACTCTGTTTAACGTGGGGGCTAACTATGTCTTGATGTTTGGCAAATTTGGTTTGCCTGCCATGGGTTTAACGGGAATTGGCTTAGCCAGTAGCCTTTCGTTCTGGCTCGCGTTAATTGCGTTAATTCTCTACATTCAAACTCAACCTGTCCTCCTGTCCTGTGGGCTGTTTCGCCATCTACATCAATTTGATTGGAAGGGGTTTCGAGACTTGATTGGAGTAGGAGTGCCAATTGGAGTGTTGTACGCCGTGGAGGCAGGGCTGTTCACCATTACCACCTTCCTCATGGGGACGTTGGGAACAACCACCCTGGCTGCCCACCAAATCGCCCTACAAACCGCTGCGCTGACGTTTATGGTGCCAATGGGAATCTCGCTGGCAACAACAGTACGGGTGGGGCAATTGATTGGGCAGGGCAACCCTCAGGGGGCGCGACTGGCAGGCTATGTCGGCATCAGTATCGGTGCGCTGTTTATGGCAACTATGGGAGTGCTGATGTGGACTTCTCCCAGAAGCATTGTTTCCCTCTACCTCAATCTCAATGATCCTGCCAACTCACCTGTGATCAGCATTGCCACCTCACTGTTAGGCGTCGCTGCCCTGTTTCAAATCGTCGATGGGATTCAGGCGATCGCCGCTGGTGCGCTGCGGGGCTTAAAAGACACCCGAATCCCGATGCTGATTGGAGTCATCGCCTATTGGGGCATTGGTCTAACCAGTGGCTACCTGCTGGGGCTGCAAGGAGAACTGGGGGGAGTTGGTCTGTGGGTCGGCTTGGCATTGGGACTGGCGATCGCTGCTATTGTTTTGACCTGGCGATTTCATAGCCTGGTGTCACCGGAGGAAGACAAAAAAAGAGACGCGATTCATCCGCGTCTGTACTAA